The Enterococcus rotai genome includes a window with the following:
- a CDS encoding histidine phosphatase family protein yields MNEPTTLYIIRHGKTMFNTIGRTQGWSDTPLSKEGEEVIHYLGLGLSNTEFKEAYSSDSGRAMQTARIILQEHSNGQSIPYGTDSRIREWCFGSLDGGYDGELWGVVPRILAFKNYEDMMTNRISYKDLADAIIAADTANWAEPYEKIRERVWSGFEDIAHHREKDGGGNVLIVSHGLTISFLMSLIDDSLPMQIGLENGSVTKLIYENGKFTIDTVNDTHYIEDGRRISNQH; encoded by the coding sequence ATGAATGAACCCACAACGTTATATATTATTCGTCATGGTAAAACAATGTTCAATACAATTGGTAGAACCCAAGGTTGGTCGGATACACCATTGAGTAAAGAAGGTGAAGAAGTCATTCACTATTTAGGTCTTGGTCTTAGCAATACGGAGTTCAAAGAAGCTTACTCTAGTGACAGTGGACGTGCCATGCAAACTGCTCGAATCATTTTACAAGAGCATTCTAATGGTCAATCGATTCCATATGGCACAGACAGTCGTATCCGTGAGTGGTGTTTCGGCTCTTTAGATGGTGGATACGATGGTGAACTTTGGGGAGTTGTACCTAGAATTTTAGCGTTTAAAAACTATGAAGATATGATGACCAATAGAATCAGTTATAAAGATCTAGCGGATGCTATCATTGCGGCTGACACTGCAAATTGGGCGGAACCTTATGAAAAAATTCGTGAACGAGTTTGGAGCGGATTTGAAGATATTGCTCATCATCGTGAGAAAGATGGCGGGGGCAATGTATTGATCGTCTCCCACGGTTTGACGATTTCATTTTTGATGTCCTTAATTGATGATAGTTTACCGATGCAAATTGGTTTGGAAAATGGCAGTGTAACAAAACTTATCTATGAAAATGGCAAATTTACGATCGATACAGTCAATGATACTCATTATATTGAAGATGGCCGTCGTATTTCGAATCAACATTGA
- a CDS encoding MurR/RpiR family transcriptional regulator yields the protein MQQNIILTIQDHFDHLPGSEQKVAEYILKNTSEVINLSAQELAKKAGSSPAAIIRFCRSIEVSGFTDLKLLLSANLGAVDTPMNTEVENGETTAAIKEKLQHRLIHIIERTNEHLDDQAIDEAVSKLETTEIIFVYGLGASSLVAQDIYQKFTRLGLSVFFTMDHHLFASAIGTNHLKGIFIGVSNSGSNQETNALADLAIEKGLTVIGLTANSDSALAQKSTILLLTPIGGEAPLRSAATVSLTAQLYVVDVLFFAYAAKNYEETLTQIKHSRGAVGIVKKELN from the coding sequence ATGCAGCAAAATATAATTTTAACGATACAAGATCATTTTGACCATTTGCCTGGATCTGAACAAAAAGTGGCAGAGTATATTTTGAAAAATACAAGTGAAGTGATTAATTTGAGTGCTCAAGAGCTGGCAAAAAAAGCTGGCTCAAGTCCGGCCGCAATTATTCGTTTTTGCCGCTCGATCGAAGTTAGCGGTTTTACTGATTTAAAGTTATTGCTTTCAGCCAATTTGGGAGCAGTGGATACGCCAATGAATACTGAGGTTGAAAATGGTGAAACAACAGCTGCAATCAAAGAAAAGCTCCAGCATCGTTTGATTCATATCATAGAAAGAACGAATGAGCATCTAGACGATCAAGCCATCGATGAAGCTGTTAGCAAGTTGGAGACGACTGAGATCATTTTTGTGTACGGGTTAGGGGCTTCATCGTTAGTGGCACAAGATATTTATCAAAAATTTACGCGTCTTGGGTTAAGTGTTTTTTTTACAATGGATCATCACTTATTTGCTTCAGCAATCGGAACGAATCACTTGAAAGGAATTTTTATCGGAGTCTCAAACTCAGGATCAAACCAAGAAACCAATGCGTTGGCTGATCTTGCCATTGAAAAAGGTCTGACAGTGATCGGGTTAACTGCCAATAGTGATTCAGCATTAGCACAAAAGAGCACAATTTTATTATTGACTCCCATTGGTGGAGAAGCGCCTTTAAGAAGTGCGGCAACTGTATCATTGACAGCTCAGCTTTATGTAGTGGATGTGCTCTTTTTTGCTTATGCTGCTAAAAATTACGAAGAAACATTGACGCAAATCAAGCATTCTAGAGGCGCCGTTGGCATTGTAAAAAAGGAATTGAACTGA
- a CDS encoding MBL fold metallo-hydrolase — protein MLKIERIQTGVIQENCYLIYNDTNLLIIDPGDEATKIAALIQKTGKKPIAILLTHTHYDHIGAVEELRHLYTIPMYVSPLEQEWLSNPIFNLSGLGRHNDIADIIVQPAEVEFELTDYNLGGINFSVVPTPGHSIGSVSFVFDDFVVTGDALFKGSIGRTDLHTGDMQQLLHSITTYLFTLPDEFPAYPGHGDATTIEHEKKTNPFFN, from the coding sequence ATGTTGAAAATCGAACGAATACAAACTGGCGTTATCCAAGAAAATTGTTACTTAATTTATAATGATACAAACCTTTTAATTATTGATCCTGGTGATGAAGCAACTAAAATAGCCGCACTTATCCAAAAAACGGGTAAAAAGCCGATCGCAATTTTACTGACTCATACCCACTATGATCACATCGGTGCGGTTGAAGAGTTGCGCCATCTTTACACTATTCCAATGTATGTCAGCCCGCTTGAACAAGAATGGCTTTCAAACCCAATCTTCAATTTATCTGGTCTTGGCCGTCATAATGATATTGCCGATATTATCGTCCAACCTGCAGAAGTAGAATTTGAATTGACTGATTATAATTTGGGCGGTATCAACTTTTCAGTTGTACCAACGCCTGGACATTCAATTGGAAGTGTTAGTTTTGTTTTTGATGATTTTGTGGTGACAGGAGATGCGTTATTCAAAGGCAGTATTGGTAGAACGGATTTACACACTGGAGATATGCAGCAATTGCTACACAGTATCACTACTTACCTTTTCACATTGCCCGACGAGTTTCCAGCCTATCCTGGTCACGGTGATGCAACAACAATCGAACATGAGAAAAAAACAAATCCTTTCTTTAATTAA
- a CDS encoding DEAD/DEAH box helicase family protein produces the protein MTILTSETVTWRKYQKQLLERLPNYKENQSVHLVVPPGSGKTYLGIEIIRQLNEKTLILVPSLVLKQQWIRTIETIFLKKTADRSEVSDSIDSLKEITVETYQTIYSRLKNDPTFFKREKIGVLVLDEAHHLKKSWGEVLLALKIEAPELITVSLTATPPYDADLQEWQQYQLLNGPIDEEIAIPQLIKEQALAPHQDYLYLVSAPTGIIARYEEFMQNQSEIVETIVASTEISNCLLQKGFIQNPIEHEEFIYQSFDVFLSALLFLHLHGYQLEEQHWHMLGVSCSQGEKLSFPTLEKKHLIHLLTYLYDCDPKLSLFTYLESKGWLVQNQLQLFPEFSDRIVNQAPIEKKEAICRILLCEYEKMGRDLCGLVLTDFIKKEVLAGKNGELEYGLIPIFDYLVPFFSEDVNLAAVCGEFLIISKEFQPLFSDSSIKITEHPYFSKYVVVYSNEQMRSKVLSILTELVDQKEIQLLIGTSSLLGEGWNCPAINTVVLANHATSFTQTQQLRGRGLRMHKKGKTTNIWHLAVVLPGLDFSMQIDLNRIMKRMGYICGLTFETQPVIESGVERFDLISVSSGKEIAVYNQEMLYWCNEREQLEQRWKQGLEKGNHLTMPLIIRKQAEDKSTTPLLVVKAQAAKYFDKGRLYSGIGIAVLSIAGIFSMIANPILGGMIFGVDGLAILATFNREKVLETYQAYVRKKEWQKEVDHIRYLAFSVTETFVELGMFESDALKRITINASTSECTCYFTQANYQEERLFHTTMKEVLSPIENPRYFIYLKNAEILSVPEVFGRNKKTAMMYQTAINHYFPGKSNLIYSRKLEGRKKLVQAKLAKYALRRDSLPKEVIQKKIWI, from the coding sequence ATGACGATTCTAACAAGTGAAACTGTAACGTGGCGTAAATACCAAAAGCAATTATTGGAACGACTACCAAATTACAAGGAGAATCAGTCGGTTCATCTAGTTGTACCTCCGGGTTCAGGCAAAACATACTTGGGGATCGAAATCATTCGCCAGTTGAATGAGAAAACCTTGATTTTAGTGCCATCTTTAGTATTGAAGCAGCAATGGATTAGGACAATAGAAACAATATTTTTGAAAAAAACAGCTGATCGATCTGAGGTTTCTGATTCTATTGATTCATTAAAAGAGATTACAGTTGAAACCTATCAGACGATTTACAGTCGATTAAAAAATGACCCAACATTTTTTAAAAGAGAAAAAATCGGTGTTTTAGTTTTAGATGAAGCACACCACTTAAAGAAGAGCTGGGGGGAAGTGTTACTTGCTTTAAAAATTGAAGCCCCGGAATTAATTACTGTTTCGTTAACAGCTACGCCACCATATGATGCTGACTTACAAGAATGGCAGCAATATCAACTTTTAAATGGACCTATTGATGAAGAAATAGCGATTCCTCAATTAATTAAAGAGCAAGCGCTAGCGCCACACCAAGACTATCTTTATTTAGTTTCAGCACCTACAGGGATCATTGCACGCTACGAAGAATTTATGCAAAATCAATCTGAAATCGTTGAAACAATTGTTGCAAGCACTGAGATTTCAAACTGTCTGTTGCAAAAAGGCTTTATCCAAAATCCAATAGAACATGAGGAATTTATCTATCAATCTTTTGATGTATTTTTAAGCGCTTTATTATTTTTACATTTACATGGTTATCAATTAGAGGAGCAACATTGGCACATGTTAGGTGTGTCATGCTCGCAAGGGGAAAAATTATCCTTCCCAACACTTGAAAAAAAACATTTGATTCATTTGCTGACTTATTTATACGACTGCGATCCCAAGTTGTCTTTATTTACTTATTTAGAAAGTAAAGGTTGGCTAGTCCAAAATCAGTTGCAATTGTTTCCAGAATTTTCAGATCGTATAGTGAACCAAGCGCCAATTGAAAAAAAAGAAGCAATCTGTCGTATATTACTTTGTGAATATGAGAAAATGGGTCGAGACCTTTGTGGTTTAGTTTTAACAGATTTTATAAAAAAAGAGGTTCTAGCTGGGAAAAATGGTGAGTTGGAGTACGGCTTGATTCCAATATTCGATTATCTAGTTCCTTTTTTCAGTGAAGATGTAAATTTAGCTGCAGTTTGTGGCGAATTTTTAATTATTTCGAAAGAATTTCAACCCTTATTTTCCGACAGTTCAATCAAAATCACCGAGCATCCTTATTTTAGTAAATATGTTGTTGTTTATTCTAATGAACAAATGCGTTCCAAAGTTTTAAGCATTCTAACGGAGTTAGTGGATCAAAAAGAGATTCAATTACTGATTGGAACCAGTAGTTTACTTGGAGAAGGCTGGAACTGTCCTGCAATTAATACGGTTGTTTTAGCAAATCACGCTACCTCTTTTACTCAAACTCAACAACTGAGAGGACGTGGCTTACGAATGCATAAGAAAGGAAAAACAACGAATATCTGGCATTTAGCGGTTGTTCTACCTGGACTAGACTTTTCTATGCAAATAGACCTTAACCGAATCATGAAACGTATGGGCTACATCTGTGGTTTAACTTTTGAGACACAGCCGGTTATTGAAAGTGGTGTAGAACGTTTCGATCTAATAAGTGTTAGTTCCGGAAAAGAAATTGCGGTCTACAACCAAGAGATGCTGTATTGGTGCAATGAAAGGGAACAGTTGGAGCAACGTTGGAAACAAGGGTTAGAAAAAGGGAATCATTTGACAATGCCTTTAATCATTAGAAAACAAGCTGAAGATAAATCTACCACACCTTTGTTAGTCGTTAAGGCGCAAGCGGCTAAATACTTTGATAAAGGGCGACTTTATTCGGGGATAGGAATTGCAGTTTTGTCAATTGCTGGCATTTTCTCTATGATTGCGAATCCTATTTTAGGCGGTATGATTTTCGGTGTGGATGGATTAGCAATTTTAGCGACCTTCAATAGGGAAAAAGTTTTGGAAACCTATCAAGCATATGTCAGAAAAAAAGAGTGGCAAAAGGAAGTCGACCACATTCGTTATTTGGCATTCAGTGTAACGGAAACATTTGTGGAACTTGGCATGTTTGAGTCAGATGCTTTAAAAAGAATCACGATCAATGCTTCAACTAGTGAATGTACATGTTATTTTACTCAAGCAAACTACCAAGAAGAACGGCTCTTTCATACTACGATGAAGGAAGTTCTTTCACCAATAGAGAATCCGCGCTACTTTATTTATTTAAAAAACGCTGAGATTCTTAGTGTGCCAGAGGTATTTGGTCGCAATAAAAAGACGGCTATGATGTATCAAACTGCAATCAATCACTATTTTCCAGGTAAAAGTAACTTGATCTACTCCAGAAAACTAGAAGGAAGAAAAAAACTTGTTCAAGCTAAGCTTGCTAAGTATGCGTTACGTAGAGACTCCCTTCCAAAAGAAGTCATCCAAAAAAAGATTTGGATCTAA